In Oryza brachyantha chromosome 2, ObraRS2, whole genome shotgun sequence, a single window of DNA contains:
- the LOC102720399 gene encoding cytochrome P450 CYP73A100-like, with protein MAVSAVRVAVATGASFAVHLFVKSFLQAQHPAVTLLLPVAVFVGIAVAAKSGGGGGKMPPGPAAVPVFGNWLQVGNDLNHRFLAAMSARYGPVFRLRLGVRNLVVVSDPKLATEVLHTQGVEFGSRPRNVVFDIFTANGADMVFTEYGDHWRRMRRVMTLPFFTARVVQQYKAMWEAEMDAVVDDVRGDAVAQGPGFVVRRRLQLMLYNIMYRMMFDARFESVDDPMFIEATRFNSERSRLAQSFEYNYGDFIPILRPFLRGYLNKCRDLQSRRLAFFNNNYVEKRRKVMDTPGDRNKLRCAIDHILEAEKNGELTAENVIYIVENINVAAIETTLWSIEWALAEVVNHPAVQRKVRAEIKEVLSDEEPITESNIHKLAYLQAVIKETLRLHSPIPLLVPHMNLEEAKLGGYTIPKGSKVVVNAWWLANNPELWETPEEFRPERFLEKESSVDATVGGKVDFRFLPFGVGRRSCPGIILALPILSLIVGKLVRSFEMVPPPGAEKLDVSEKGGQFSLHIANHSVIAFHPISA; from the exons ATGGCGGTCTCCGCGGTGAGGGTGGCCGTTGCTACCGGGGCGTCGTTCGCCGTGCATTTGTTCGTCAAGTCGTTCCTGCAGGCGCAGCATCCTGCAGTCACCTTGCTGCTGCCGGTGGCCGTGTTCGTCGGCATCGCGGTGGCAGcgaagagcggcggcggtggcgggaaGATGCCGCCGGGGCCCGCGGCCGTGCCGGTGTTCGGCAACTGGCTGCAGGTCGGGAATGACCTGAACCACCGGTTCCTCGCGGCGATGTCGGCGCGGTACGGTCCGGTGTTCAGGCTGCGCCTCGGCGTGCGCAACCTGGTGGTGGTGTCGGACCCGAAGCTGGCGACGGAGGTGCTGCACACGCAGGGGGTGGAGTTCGGCTCCCGCCCGCGCAACGTCGTCTTCGACATCTTCACCGCCAACGGCGCCGACATGGTGTTCACCGAGTACGGCGACCACTGGCGCCGCATGCGCCGCGTCATGACGCTGCCGTTCTTCACGGCGCGCGTCGTGCAGCAGTACAAGGCCATGTGGGAAGCCGAGATGGACGCCGTCGTGGACGACGTGCGCGGCGACGCCGTGGCGCAGGGCCCGGGCTTCgtggtgcgccgccgcctgcagcTCATGCTGTACAACATCATGTACCGGATGATGTTCGACGCGCGGTTCGAGTCGGTGGACGACCCCATGTTCATCGAGGCCACCAGGTTCAACTCCGAGCGCAGCCGCCTCGCGCAGAGCTTCGAGTACAACTATGGCGACTTCATCCCCATCCTCCGCCCATTCCTGCGTGGCTACCTCAACAAGTGTCGCGATCTCCAGAGCAGGAGGCTCGCCTTCTTCAACAACAACTACGTCGAGAAGAGAAG GAAGGTGATGGACACGCCGGGAGACAGGAACAAGCTCCGGTGCGCGATCGACCACATTCTGGAGGCCGAGAAGAACGGCGAGCTCACGGCGGAGAACGTGATCTACATCGTGGAGAACATCAACGTGGCCGCCATCGAGACGACGCTCTGGTCCATCGAGTGGGCGCTGGCGGAGGTCGTGAACCACCCGGCGGTGCAGCGCAAGGTCCGCGCGGAGATCAAGGAGGTGCTCAGCGACGAGGAGCCCATCACCGAGTCGAACATCCACAAGCTGGCGTACCTGCAGGCGGTGATCAAGGAGACGCTGCGGCTGCACTCCCCGATCCCGCTGCTGGTGCCCCACATGAACCTGGAGGAGGCCAAGCTGGGCGGGTACACCATCCCCAAGGGGTCCAAGGTGGTGGTGAACGCGTGGTGGCTGGCCAACAACCCGGAGCTGTGGGAGACGCCCGAGGAGTTCCGGCCGGAGCGGTTCTTGGAGAAGGAGAGCAGCGTGGACGCCACCGTCGGCGGCAAGGTGGACTTCCGGTTCCTGCCCTTCGGCGTGGGCCGCCGTAGCTGCCCCGGGATCATCCTGGCGCTGCCCATCCTCTCGCTCATCGTCGGGAAGCTGGTGAGGAGCTTCGAGatggtgccgccgccgggcgcgGAGAAGCTGGACGTGAGCGAGAAAGGAGGGCAGTTCAGCCTGCACATCGCCAACCACTCTGTCATCGCCTTCCACCCCATCTCTGCCTGA
- the LOC107303631 gene encoding UDP-N-acetylglucosamine transferase subunit ALG13 homolog, protein MGNRERRTVFVTVGTTCFDALVKAVDSSQVKEALLQKGYTDLVIQMGRGTYVPSKVSRDGTLQVDYFTFSPSIADYVRDTSLVISHAGSGSIFETLRRGEPLIVVVNEDLMDNHQSELAEELAARKHLFCARPQTLGDTIQRMGIDTLTPYVPGDAKPVVTLINKFLGFPDD, encoded by the exons ATGGGAAATAGGGAAAGACGAACTGTGTTTGTCACAGTAGGGACCACATGTTTTGACGCTCTTGTCAAGGCAGTAGATTCTTCACAAGTCAAGGAGGCTCTATTGCAAAAAGGTTATACTGATCTTGTTATTCAAATGGGACGAGGCACATATGTTCCATCTAAG GTCTCAAGAGATGGAACTCTTCAAGTTGATTATTTCACTTTTTCACCAAGCATTGCTGACTATGTAAGGGACACTTCCCTGGTCATCAGTCATGCAG GTTCAGGAAGCATATTCGAGACGCTGAGACGCGGCGAACCTTTGATCGTCGTTGTAAACGAGGATTTGATGGACAATCATCAGAGTGAGTTAGCAGAGGAACTGGCTGCAAGGAAACACCTCTTCTGTGCGCGCCCACAAACACTAGGAGATACGATCCAGAGAATGGGCATAGATACTCTCACCCCCTATGTGCCAGGGGATGCCAAACCAGTTGTAACGCTGATTAACAAATTTCTTGGCTTTCCAGATGACTGA
- the LOC102720114 gene encoding rRNA-processing protein UTP23 homolog, giving the protein MRVKRRSKHRKVVKFYATCFGFREPYRVLVDGTFVYHLLLHRLLPADDALQSLLSASRPPPLFTSKCVLAELRRLGKSHAEAFDAAGLLATAKCEHDKVVSAVDCILSLIGDKNHEHFFVATQDSDLRAKLREVPGVPVIYGLKSSLFIEQPSVQQRKFAQLDEEKRLHMGKTEYQMQLKVASDGKMAENENASDDEKKRRPVSSLVQNALGVADKSKFKKKRPKGPNPLSCKKKKPKPQLSAAQNQGPKADGEAKRKRVRKRKKSHTVSKPTEATVS; this is encoded by the exons atgAGGGTGAAGAGGCGGTCCAAGCACCGCAAGGTGGTCAAGTTCTACGCCACCTGCTTCGGCTTCCGCGAGCCCTACAGGGTGCTCGTCGACGGCACCTTCGTCTACCACCTCCTCCtgcaccgcctcctccccgccgacgACGCCCTCCAGTCCCTCCTCTCCGCCTCCAGGCCCCCGCCCCTCTTCACCTCCAAGTGCGTCCTCGCCGAGCTCAGGCGCCTCGGCAAGTCCCACGCCGAGGCattcgacgccgccggcctgcTCGCCACAGCCAA GTGTGAGCATGACAAGGTAGTCAGTGCTGTGGATTGTATTCTGTCTCTGATTGGTGACAAGAATCATGAACACTTCTTTGTCGCCACCCAGGATTCTGATCTCCGGGCAAAGCTACGAGAG GTTCCTGGTGTTCCTGTGATATATGGTTTGAAGAGCTCCTTGTTTATTGAACAGCCCTCTGTGCAGCAACGTAAATTTGCTCAATTGGATGAGGAGAAGCGTTTGCATATGGGTAAAACAGAATATCAGATGCAATTGAAGGTGGCATCAGATGGAAAGATGGctgaaaatgaaaatgcaagtgatgatgaaaaaaagagaaggccTGTCAGTTCTCTAGTACAAAATGCGCTTGGAGTGGCAGACAAAAGCAAGTTTAAGAAGAAGAGACCAAAG GGACCAAACCCACTCTCCtgtaagaaaaagaaaccaaaGCCCCAATTGTCAGCTGCTCAAAATCAG GGGCCCAAAGCTGATGGCGAGGCAAAGAGAAAGAGGGTTAGGAAGCGCAAGAAAAGCCACACCGTTAGCAAGCCAACTGAAGCAACGGTTAGCTAG
- the LOC102706818 gene encoding uncharacterized protein LOC102706818 produces MAGTESTGRAVPPLLLLGGADLWRPVARGGGWATAAALLLLLVSHLSVSLLRRLRLRRRRLRPEAVAAATSSSSAPGYSAAGIEGLVTEGDLRELVGNLGVAAREPESEGWQQVIAKGNDDVSYRVWCDKPMEGPPRYLSITTYERCSTELLRDFYMDNEYRMEWDSTVIKHEQLQSDENSGIEIGRTIKKFPLLTPREYILAWRVWEGNEKSFYCLVKECEHPLAPKQRKFVRVQLLRSGWCIRKIPGRDACQITVLHHEDNGMNIEMAKLAFAKGIWNYICKMNSALRRYPQRHISSISILTMQRLIKKFPEALETVVDANDQPQGATVAPSHFERTSSRQLPVKKSSRATIASGLLLIGSIVCLSRGRSNLGAQLAMAFFLKKAFKKERGSSSEEQK; encoded by the exons ATGGCGGGGACCGAGTCGACGGGgcgcgccgtgccgccgctcctcctcctcggcggcgccgacctGTGGCGCCCCgtcgcccgcggcggcgggtgggccaccgccgcggccctcctcctgctcctcgtCTCCCACCTCtccgtctccctcctccgccgcctccgcctccgccgccgccgcctccgacctgaggccgtcgccgccgcaacctcctcttcctccgcccCCGGCTACTCCGCCGCAGG GATTGAGGGCCTTGTGACGGAGGGCGATCTGCGGGAGCTTGTGGGCAACCTGGGCGTGGCGGCGCGCGAGCCGGAGAGCGAGGGGTGGCAGCAAGTGATTGCCAAGGGGAACGATGATGTCTCCTACAGGGTGTGGTGCGACAAGCCCATG GAAGGCCCTCCTAGATATCTTAGTATCACAACATATGAGAGATGCTCAACAGAGCTGTTGAGGGACTTTTACATGGATAATGAGTATAGAATGGAGTGGGATAGCACTGTGATAAAGCATGAGCAGCTACAATCTGATGAAAATAGTGGAATAGAGATAGGACGTACAATTAAGAAGTTTCCACTTTTAACACCAAGGGAGTACATATTGGCATGGCGAGTTTGGGAAGGAAATGAAAAGTCTTTCTATTGTTTGGTGAAG GAATGTGAGCATCCTCTTGCACCAAAACAGCGGAAATTTGTCCGAGTGCAACTTTTGAGATCAGGATGGTGCATTAGGAAAA TCCCTGGAAGGGATGCATGCCAAATTACAGTGCTTCATCATGAAGACAATGGCATGAACATAGAGATGGCAAAACTGGCATTTGCTAAGGGTATTTGGAATTACATTTGTAAAATGAACAGTGCACTACGTCGCTATCCTCAACGTCACATCTCATCAATATCGATTCTGACCATGCAAAGACTTATCAAGAAG TTTCCTGAGGCGTTAGAGActgttgttgatgcaaacgaTCAACCTCAAGGAGCAACTGTTGCCCCTTCACATTTTGAAAGAACGTCATCACGCCAGCTGCCAGTGAAGAAGTCATCTCGGGCAACGATTGCAAGTGGACTCCTGCTTATTGGAAGCATCGTATGTCTATCCCGAGGCCGATCTAACCTTGGGGCCCAGCTTGCAATGGCATTTTTCTTGAAGAAGGCAttcaaaaaagagagaggatcGAGCTCAGAGGAGCAGAAGTAG